One uncultured Jannaschia sp. DNA segment encodes these proteins:
- the hemC gene encoding hydroxymethylbilane synthase produces the protein MTTFSPDRPLKIGTRGSPLALAQAHETRTRLMAAMDLPEAAFEIAIIKVTGDAVQDRPLKEIGGKGLFTREIEEALLDGGIDIAVHSMKDMPTLQPEGLLLDVYLPREDVRDAFVTLDGGSIADLADGARVGTSSLRRRAQLTLRRPTLEVVEFRGNVQTRMGKLRDGVADATFLAMAGLNRLGMGEVPRRAMDPGDMLPAIAQGAIGIERRADDHAMGDVLAAIHDHDTGLRVEAERAFLRQLDGSCETPIAGLAVLDGGTLRLRGEVLRPDGSEALEEAGDCVAGDGPALGIELARRLLDRAPDGFFDWRM, from the coding sequence ATGACGACCTTCTCCCCCGATCGCCCCCTGAAGATCGGCACGCGCGGCTCACCCCTCGCGCTGGCCCAGGCGCATGAGACGCGGACCCGACTGATGGCCGCGATGGACCTGCCCGAGGCGGCCTTCGAGATCGCGATCATCAAGGTGACCGGAGACGCGGTACAGGACCGGCCCCTGAAGGAGATCGGGGGCAAGGGGCTGTTCACCCGCGAGATCGAGGAGGCGCTGCTCGACGGCGGGATCGATATCGCGGTCCATTCGATGAAGGACATGCCGACACTGCAGCCCGAGGGTTTGCTGCTCGACGTCTACCTGCCGCGCGAGGATGTGCGGGATGCCTTCGTGACGCTGGACGGCGGCTCGATCGCGGACTTGGCCGATGGCGCGCGGGTCGGCACCTCGAGCCTCCGCCGACGGGCGCAGCTGACGCTTCGGCGCCCGACGCTGGAGGTGGTCGAGTTCCGCGGCAACGTGCAGACCCGAATGGGCAAGCTGCGCGACGGCGTGGCGGACGCGACCTTCCTCGCCATGGCGGGGCTGAACCGGCTGGGGATGGGCGAGGTCCCCCGCCGCGCGATGGATCCCGGCGACATGCTGCCCGCCATCGCGCAGGGCGCCATCGGGATCGAACGGCGCGCGGATGACCACGCGATGGGCGACGTGCTGGCGGCGATCCACGATCACGACACGGGCCTCCGGGTCGAGGCCGAACGCGCTTTTCTCCGGCAGCTCGACGGCTCCTGCGAAACACCCATCGCGGGGCTGGCGGTGCTCGACGGCGGAACGTTGCGCTTGCGCGGCGAGGTTCTGCGGCCCGACGGCTCCGAAGCGCTGGAGGAGGCGGGCGATTGCGTCGCCGGGGACGGACCGGCGCTGGGGATCGAGCTGGCGCGCCGCCTGCTGGACCGCGCGCCGGACGGGTTCTTCGACTGGCGGATGTGA
- a CDS encoding GNAT family N-acetyltransferase, with the protein MTPAPDYAFRPATLDDLALLAGWLAAPHVREWWDADEPYDAAELTDPRVARWIVSVGGRPFAYMQDYTVHGWDDHHFAHLPEGARGIDQYIGDPAMLGAGHGTAFIGARVRALFDAGAPVVATDPHPDNARAIAAYRKVGFAVSGPREETAWGPILPMLARP; encoded by the coding sequence ATGACGCCGGCCCCCGACTACGCGTTCCGCCCTGCGACGCTGGATGATCTCGCTCTTCTGGCGGGCTGGCTGGCGGCGCCGCATGTCCGCGAATGGTGGGACGCGGACGAGCCCTATGACGCGGCGGAGCTGACCGACCCGCGCGTGGCGCGCTGGATCGTATCGGTGGGCGGGCGCCCCTTCGCCTACATGCAGGATTACACGGTGCACGGCTGGGACGACCACCATTTCGCGCATCTGCCCGAGGGTGCGCGGGGCATCGACCAGTATATCGGAGACCCTGCAATGCTGGGGGCCGGGCACGGCACGGCCTTCATCGGGGCGCGCGTGCGGGCGCTGTTCGACGCCGGCGCGCCGGTCGTCGCGACCGATCCGCACCCGGACAACGCGCGGGCGATCGCCGCTTATCGAAAGGTCGGGTTCGCCGTGTCGGGCCCACGCGAAGAGACCGCGTGGGGGCCGATCCTGCCGATGCTGGCGCGGCCCTAG
- the gndA gene encoding NADP-dependent phosphogluconate dehydrogenase yields the protein MSDTSRIGLIGLGTMGAALASNIAEKGFDIAVFNRTTQVTHDFAAGAGELAPRITPTETLEELVAALSTPRAIILMVPAGAAVDDQIDALRPLLDDDDLIIDCGNANFHDTDRRVADDRGPFLGVGVSGGEEGARHGPSIMGGGDPAHWARVEDIMLAIAAKHQGDPCAALMGPGGAGHFVKMVHNGIEYADMQMIAEVYGILRDGHGMDPDAIGDVFDAWNNGPLESYLIEISGKVAHARDVTTGEPLLSVIVDAAGQKGTGRWTAIESQHRLAPVPAIEAAVVARNLSARLDERAATEDVFGPAPQAFDTLDHATLERALIAGKVLCYAQGFEMLSAATRDFGWDLPMSRIAQIWRQGCIIRSTMLDDMAAALDAQPGTNLMRTETFSAILKDNHDALRQVVAEAALNGHPTPALSSGLAYFDNMRTARGTANMIQAQRDFFGLHGFVHINGETDQHGPWAG from the coding sequence ATGTCAGACACATCACGGATCGGGCTGATCGGCCTTGGCACCATGGGGGCCGCGCTGGCCTCGAACATCGCCGAGAAAGGCTTTGACATCGCGGTGTTCAACCGCACGACGCAGGTCACGCATGACTTCGCTGCAGGTGCCGGCGAACTGGCCCCCCGCATCACCCCGACCGAGACGCTCGAGGAGCTGGTCGCAGCCCTCTCCACGCCGCGCGCCATCATCCTCATGGTGCCCGCGGGCGCGGCGGTCGACGATCAGATCGACGCCCTGCGCCCGCTTCTGGACGATGACGATCTGATCATCGATTGCGGCAACGCCAATTTCCACGACACCGACCGCCGCGTCGCCGACGATCGCGGCCCCTTCCTCGGCGTCGGCGTGTCCGGCGGCGAAGAGGGCGCGCGCCACGGCCCGTCGATCATGGGCGGCGGCGACCCGGCGCATTGGGCGCGGGTCGAGGACATCATGCTCGCCATCGCCGCCAAGCATCAGGGTGACCCCTGCGCCGCCCTGATGGGTCCCGGCGGGGCGGGCCATTTCGTGAAGATGGTCCATAACGGCATCGAATATGCGGACATGCAGATGATCGCCGAGGTCTACGGCATCCTGCGCGACGGGCATGGCATGGACCCCGACGCCATCGGCGACGTGTTCGACGCATGGAACAACGGTCCGCTGGAAAGCTACCTGATCGAGATCTCGGGCAAGGTGGCACACGCCCGCGACGTGACCACGGGCGAGCCGCTCCTCTCGGTCATCGTCGATGCAGCGGGCCAGAAGGGCACCGGCCGCTGGACCGCGATCGAGAGCCAGCACCGCCTCGCCCCCGTCCCCGCCATCGAGGCCGCCGTCGTCGCCCGCAACCTCTCGGCCCGGCTGGACGAGCGGGCCGCGACCGAGGACGTGTTCGGCCCCGCGCCGCAAGCCTTCGACACGCTCGACCATGCCACGCTGGAGCGCGCGCTGATCGCGGGCAAGGTGCTCTGCTATGCGCAGGGCTTCGAGATGCTGTCGGCCGCGACCCGCGACTTCGGCTGGGATCTTCCCATGAGCCGGATCGCCCAGATCTGGCGGCAGGGCTGCATCATCCGCTCGACGATGCTCGACGACATGGCCGCCGCCCTCGACGCGCAGCCGGGCACCAACCTGATGCGCACCGAAACCTTCTCGGCGATCCTGAAGGACAATCACGACGCCCTGCGGCAGGTCGTGGCCGAAGCGGCGCTGAACGGGCACCCGACGCCCGCGCTTTCCTCCGGCCTGGCCTATTTCGACAACATGCGGACCGCGCGCGGCACCGCCAACATGATCCAGGCGCAGCGCGACTTCTTCGGCCTGCACGGCTTCGTCCATATTAACGGCGAGACCGATCAGCACGGGCCCTGGGCGGGCTAG
- a CDS encoding SDR family oxidoreductase has translation MDPAPDYTPRHPGAGKLDGKVALICGGDSGIGRAVAVLYSREGAKLAIAYLEEDRDAEETKRLVEAEGGECLLIPGDLGQKAHATEAVEKTVAEYGQLDVLVNNGAQQWLDEDFADLDEEKIRRMIDSNIMAYMFTTQAALAHLKEGAAIINTSSVNAFAGMGSLITYSMTRGASLAFTRSMAGNLADKGIRVNSVAPGPIWTPFIPGTMPADQVEGFGSETPMGRAGQPWEVATAFLFLASDDSNYYTGQCLHPNGGMVVGA, from the coding sequence ATGGATCCTGCCCCCGACTATACGCCACGACATCCCGGCGCGGGCAAGCTCGACGGCAAGGTTGCGCTCATTTGCGGTGGCGACAGCGGGATCGGGCGCGCGGTGGCGGTGCTTTATTCGCGCGAGGGCGCGAAGCTCGCCATCGCCTATCTCGAGGAGGATCGCGATGCCGAGGAGACCAAGCGTCTGGTCGAAGCCGAAGGCGGTGAATGCCTGCTGATTCCCGGCGATCTCGGCCAGAAGGCCCATGCCACCGAAGCCGTGGAGAAGACCGTCGCCGAATACGGCCAGCTCGACGTGCTGGTGAACAACGGCGCGCAGCAATGGCTGGACGAGGACTTCGCCGATCTCGACGAGGAGAAGATTCGGCGCATGATCGATTCGAACATCATGGCCTACATGTTCACCACGCAGGCCGCGCTGGCGCATCTCAAGGAAGGCGCCGCGATCATCAATACGTCGTCGGTCAACGCCTTCGCCGGGATGGGATCGCTGATCACCTATTCGATGACGCGGGGCGCGTCGCTGGCCTTTACCCGTTCGATGGCCGGGAACCTCGCCGACAAGGGGATCCGGGTGAACTCGGTGGCGCCCGGCCCGATCTGGACGCCGTTCATCCCCGGCACCATGCCCGCCGACCAGGTCGAGGGCTTCGGGTCCGAGACGCCGATGGGTCGCGCGGGCCAGCCGTGGGAGGTGGCGACGGCGTTCCTGTTCCTCGCGTCCGACGACAGCAATTACTACACCGGCCAATGCCTGCATCCCAATGGCGGCATGGTGGTCGGCGCCTGA
- a CDS encoding alpha-amylase family glycosyl hydrolase: MTQSDLPWPEAPVIYQVYPRSFRDTRGHGIGTIDGIVQKLDHIASLNVDALWLSPFYPSPLSDGGYDVADHCDVHPAMGTLDDFDKLVERAHGLGLRVVIDQVFNHTSIECPWFQRAVMGDPDYEDYYVWSDPKPDGTQPNNWLSQFGPPAWTWSHKRRQYYFHNFTAEQPSLNLRCEGVQDQMKRIMQFWRDRGVDGFRIDAITSFLFDPSLADNPPASPEVQEKVSGENFVPYTYQDHANDILPGDGLDFVNIVRGWAGDDAYLLGEVTSGNQSVELAAQLAEDGRLDAAYTTDFPENKGTAEAYADVLTRAGDPGRIGWWLSSHDQPRHAGKSGDGSDRDVRFLATVLATAPGPTILYQGEELGLVQPDLPKAAVTDPLDLLYWPDGPGREGARVPIPWAEGDDRGFSTGRPWLPMDWPSGISVAVQDIGSDTILAYYRRVFAFRRDKMGERRLEDWSRDGEVIRLTYPGARVVLNFGSSPIAVEADPDLTSAPLDDGSLPGRTAAIWLT, encoded by the coding sequence ATGACCCAATCCGACCTCCCCTGGCCCGAAGCGCCCGTCATCTATCAGGTCTATCCACGATCGTTCCGCGACACGCGGGGCCACGGGATCGGCACGATCGACGGGATCGTTCAGAAGCTCGACCACATCGCCTCGCTGAATGTCGACGCGCTCTGGCTGTCGCCCTTCTATCCCTCGCCGCTCTCGGACGGGGGGTACGACGTCGCCGATCACTGCGACGTCCATCCCGCGATGGGGACGCTCGACGATTTCGACAAGCTGGTCGAACGGGCGCATGGGCTGGGCCTTCGGGTCGTGATCGACCAGGTGTTCAACCACACCTCTATCGAGTGCCCGTGGTTCCAGCGCGCCGTGATGGGCGACCCCGACTATGAGGATTACTACGTCTGGTCGGACCCCAAGCCCGATGGCACCCAGCCCAACAACTGGCTGTCGCAGTTCGGGCCGCCCGCATGGACGTGGAGCCACAAGCGGCGGCAATACTACTTCCACAACTTCACCGCCGAGCAGCCCAGCCTCAACCTCCGCTGCGAAGGCGTGCAGGACCAGATGAAGCGTATCATGCAGTTCTGGCGCGACCGGGGCGTCGACGGGTTCCGCATCGACGCGATCACGTCCTTCCTGTTCGACCCCTCGCTGGCCGACAATCCGCCCGCCAGCCCGGAGGTGCAGGAGAAGGTCTCGGGCGAGAATTTCGTGCCCTACACCTACCAGGACCACGCAAACGACATCCTGCCGGGCGACGGTCTGGACTTCGTCAACATCGTGCGCGGCTGGGCGGGCGACGACGCCTATCTCCTGGGCGAGGTGACGTCAGGCAATCAGTCGGTCGAACTCGCCGCGCAGTTGGCCGAGGACGGGCGGCTCGACGCGGCCTACACGACCGATTTCCCCGAGAACAAGGGCACCGCCGAAGCCTATGCGGACGTGCTGACGCGGGCGGGCGATCCGGGGCGGATCGGCTGGTGGCTGTCCTCGCATGACCAGCCGCGCCATGCGGGCAAGTCCGGCGACGGGTCCGACCGGGACGTGCGGTTCCTTGCGACGGTCCTTGCGACCGCGCCGGGCCCGACGATCCTCTACCAAGGCGAGGAACTGGGCCTCGTCCAGCCGGACCTGCCCAAGGCGGCGGTGACCGACCCGCTCGATCTCCTCTACTGGCCCGACGGGCCGGGCCGCGAGGGCGCTCGGGTGCCGATCCCCTGGGCCGAGGGCGACGACCGGGGGTTCTCGACCGGCCGCCCGTGGCTGCCGATGGACTGGCCCTCCGGCATTTCGGTCGCGGTGCAGGATATCGGGTCGGACACGATCCTCGCGTATTACCGCCGGGTCTTCGCATTTCGGCGCGACAAGATGGGTGAGCGGCGGCTGGAGGACTGGTCGCGCGACGGCGAGGTGATCCGGCTGACCTATCCCGGCGCGCGAGTGGTGTTGAACTTCGGGAGCAGTCCCATCGCTGTCGAGGCCGACCCCGATCTGACATCCGCCCCGCTGGACGACGGTAGCCTGCCGGGCCGGACGGCGGCGATCTGGTTGACCTGA
- a CDS encoding SDR family oxidoreductase, giving the protein MSRIAVVAGGSAGVGRATVDALLDRGYRIAVLARGQERLDEIEATHGDRVFTHATDVSEAAQVEAAADAIVAHWGAPDVWINSAMLTSFSPFTEVDEAEFRKITDTTYLGTVNGCRAAMRVMDGGNIVNVGSGLAYTSVPMQTAYCGAKHAMEGFTQALRIELARTRPDLTLGMVQLPAINTPQFDWARNRLARKPQPAPPIFQPEVAARAILKAIDEDSREVIVGRSVLQLMFGNMLFPNLVENQLEDAGVEAQQSDQIDFGRDDNLDGPLAEYPSKSHGSYDHRAETTGIIVDGDRTRKALVFGGAAALLAIGTMLGRATKPASAARERIRDDRDDTPWGVDAPYYARPMEYRH; this is encoded by the coding sequence ATGAGCCGCATTGCCGTCGTCGCCGGAGGAAGCGCTGGCGTAGGCCGCGCCACCGTGGATGCCCTGCTGGACCGGGGCTACCGCATCGCGGTCCTCGCGCGCGGGCAGGAGCGCCTGGACGAGATCGAAGCCACCCATGGCGACCGGGTCTTCACCCACGCCACGGATGTCAGCGAGGCCGCGCAGGTCGAGGCCGCCGCCGACGCCATCGTCGCCCATTGGGGCGCGCCGGATGTCTGGATCAACAGCGCCATGCTGACCAGCTTCTCGCCCTTCACCGAGGTGGACGAGGCCGAGTTCCGCAAGATCACCGACACGACCTATCTGGGCACCGTCAACGGCTGCCGGGCGGCGATGCGGGTCATGGACGGAGGCAACATCGTCAATGTCGGCTCTGGCCTCGCCTACACGTCGGTCCCGATGCAGACCGCCTATTGCGGGGCCAAGCACGCGATGGAAGGCTTCACGCAGGCGCTCCGGATCGAGTTGGCGCGCACGCGGCCCGACCTGACGCTCGGCATGGTGCAGCTGCCCGCGATCAACACGCCGCAATTCGACTGGGCCCGCAACCGGCTTGCCCGAAAGCCCCAGCCCGCGCCGCCGATCTTCCAGCCCGAGGTCGCCGCCCGCGCGATCCTCAAGGCCATCGACGAGGATTCGCGCGAGGTCATCGTCGGGCGCTCGGTGCTGCAACTGATGTTCGGCAACATGCTCTTCCCGAACCTCGTGGAGAACCAGCTCGAGGATGCGGGCGTCGAGGCGCAGCAATCCGATCAGATCGACTTCGGCCGCGACGACAATCTCGACGGGCCGCTGGCAGAGTATCCGTCCAAGTCCCACGGGTCCTACGATCACCGCGCCGAGACGACGGGGATCATCGTCGATGGCGACCGCACCCGGAAGGCACTGGTCTTCGGCGGCGCGGCCGCACTTCTGGCGATCGGCACGATGCTCGGCCGCGCGACCAAGCCCGCATCCGCGGCGCGCGAAAGGATCCGCGACGACCGCGATGACACGCCTTGGGGTGTGGACGCGCCCTACTACGCGCGGCCGATGGAATACCGTCACTGA
- a CDS encoding PA2169 family four-helix-bundle protein, protein MTDRIDALKTLMTRLIDSREGYRESLDHVESPHIREIFEGFLTRRDRNASEIRAYLTGEGHSVDADGSLLGAAHRVFVGLKDAVTAADDAATLAEVVRGENVLLDAYDEALTASGGADPEYMFLKEQHASLGQAIAQLETRRDLAA, encoded by the coding sequence ATGACCGACCGTATCGACGCGCTGAAGACGCTGATGACCCGCCTGATCGATTCCCGCGAAGGCTACCGCGAGAGCCTCGACCACGTCGAAAGCCCACATATCCGCGAGATCTTCGAAGGGTTCCTCACCCGCCGCGACCGCAACGCCTCCGAGATCCGTGCCTACCTGACCGGCGAAGGCCACAGCGTCGATGCCGACGGCTCGCTGCTGGGTGCCGCCCATCGCGTCTTCGTCGGACTCAAGGATGCCGTCACCGCCGCCGACGACGCGGCCACGCTGGCCGAGGTGGTGCGCGGCGAGAATGTCCTGCTCGACGCCTATGACGAGGCGCTGACCGCGTCGGGCGGCGCCGACCCGGAATACATGTTCCTCAAGGAGCAGCATGCCTCCCTCGGACAGGCCATCGCCCAGCTCGAGACCCGCCGCGACCTCGCGGCGTAA
- a CDS encoding DUF892 family protein gives MDTLKDLYVDQLQDIYSACKQSRDATMKMEEAATDPDLKAALHAGHKGIEKGMSMMADVLRGHGADPDGEFCKGMEGLVKEVDAHVFNEEFGDDAVRDAMIITQYQRMAHYAIAGYGCCKAFAHRLDLEDEASKLDKHLSNTYDGDETMTALAMGGINRDAAA, from the coding sequence ATGGACACCCTCAAGGACCTCTACGTCGATCAGCTTCAGGACATCTATTCGGCCTGCAAGCAGTCGCGCGACGCCACCATGAAGATGGAAGAGGCCGCGACCGATCCCGACCTCAAGGCGGCGCTTCACGCGGGCCACAAGGGCATCGAAAAGGGCATGAGCATGATGGCGGACGTCCTGCGCGGCCACGGCGCCGACCCGGACGGCGAATTCTGCAAGGGCATGGAGGGCCTCGTGAAGGAGGTCGACGCTCATGTGTTCAACGAGGAGTTCGGCGACGACGCCGTGCGCGACGCGATGATCATCACGCAGTACCAGCGGATGGCCCATTATGCGATCGCGGGCTACGGATGCTGCAAGGCCTTCGCGCATCGCCTCGACCTCGAGGACGAGGCGTCGAAGCTCGATAAGCACCTCTCGAACACCTATGACGGCGACGAGACGATGACCGCGCTTGCGATGGGCGGCATCAACCGCGACGCCGCGGCTTGA